CGCCTGTCCCGAGGATTGCACCTACTGTCCACAGAGTGCCCGTTACGATACGGGTCTCGAGCGGGAAAAGCTGATGAAGGTGGAAGCGGTGGTGGAAGAGGCGCGCGCGGCCAAGGCCAGCGGTGCCACCCGTTTCTGCATGGGCGCCGCCTGGCGCTCGCCGAAGAAAAAAGACATGGCCTATGTCACCCAGATGGTGAAAGAGGTGAAGGCGCTGGGCCTTGAGACCTGTATGACCCTGGGGATGCTGAGTGACGACCAGGCCAAAGATCTGGCCGATGCCGGTCTCGATTACTACAACCACAATCTGGACACCTCGCCGGAATACTACGGCGAGATCATCACCACCCGCACATACGAGGATCGCCTGAACACCCTGTCCAATGTGCGCGCCGCGGGGATGAAAGTCTGTGCCGGCGGCATTATCGGCCTCGGCGAAGGGGAGAAGGACCGCGCCGGGCTGTTGGCGCAGCTGGCCAACCTGCCGGAGCAGCCGGAATCGGTGCCCATCAACATGCTGGTGAAAGTGGCCGGCACGCCGCTGGCAAACAACGAAGATCTGGACCCGTTCGAGTTTATCCGCTGTATCGCCGTGGCCCGCATCATGATGCCGAAATCCCACGTGCGTCTGTCCGCCGGTCGCGAGGCCATGAACGACGAGATGCAGTCACTGGCGTTTTTGGCCGGTGCCAACTCGATTTTCTACGGTGAGAAGCTGCTCACCACCGGTAATCCGGAAGCCAACAAGGACATGCAGCTGTTTGCGCGCCTCGGTATCAAACCGGAGGAGTACCACCAGCACGAAGATGAGGCCGAGGTGGCCGCGGGACTGGAAGCGCAGATCAGCGAACAGCAGAACGATCCGTATTTCTACGACGCCGCCAAGGCGTAAGCGCAGACAAGGTTTTGACCAACAGTCTCGACAGCTTTGTGGCGCAGCGCCTGACGGAACGCCGGGCGCAGCAGTTGTTCCGCAGCCACAAAACCCTTGCGGCCGCGCCGGGGCCGAACGCGCGGGTGGATGGTCGCGAACTGGTGACCTTCAGCAGCAACGATTATCTCGGCCTCGCCACCCATCCACAGGTGATCGCCGCCCAGCAGCGCGGTGCCGAACTGGGCGCCGGCGCCACCGCCTCGCACCTGGTCAACGGCCACTTTGAAATACACCAGCAGTTACAGCAGAAAATCGCCGAACTCACCGGACGTGAAGCGGCGCTGTTATTTGGCAGCGGCTATATGGCCAACGTGGGCGTGATCAATGCGCTGGTGGGTCGCGGTGATTTTGTGGTGCAGGACAAACTGAATCACGCTTCCCTGATCGATGGCGGTCGCCTGAGTGGCGCCCAGTACCTGCGCTTTGCCCACAATGATCCCGTAGCGCTGGAGCGACAACTGCAACGCGCTCGGGCGCAGGCCGGAGACAGCGGAAAAATCCTGCTGGCGGTGGACGGCGTCTACAGCATGGATGGCGACACCGCGCCGCTGGCGGCCATGGCCGCGCTGTGTGAAACCTATGATGCCTGGCTGATGGTGGACGAAGCTCACGGCTTCGGCGCCATGGGCAGTGAAGCATTTCCCTGTGCCGGCAGCGCCGCTGCCGCCGGTCTCGATCAGGCGTCCGCGCCCATCGTCATGGGCACCCTGGGCAAAGCCGCCGGCAATGCCGGTGCCTTTGTGGCCGGTTCCCGCGCGCTGATCGATTACCTCACCCAGTTCGCCCGCACCTATATCTATACAACCGGCATGCCGCCGGCGGTGGCCGCAGGCTGTGTGCAGGCGCTGTCGTTGATGCAAGGCGGATCGCTAGCGTGGATCCTGCAGCAGCGTATCGAATATTTCCGTTCCCGTGCCGCCCTGCTCGGCCTGCCGCTGGAAGAATCCACCAGTGCGATTCAGCCGCTGGTGCTGGGATGTGAAAACACCGTGCTGGCTGTCGCGCAGGCTCTGCAGAAAGCGGGCTATCTGGTCGGCGCCATCCGACCGCCCACCGTGCCCGCCGGCACCGCGCGTTTGCGGATCACCCTGTCGGCGGTTCATAGCGAAGTGCAGATCGACGGACTGCTGACGGCGCTGGCAACAGCGCTGGAAAAAACTCAGGTTGCCGGGGTATCACCGTGAATCGCGCAGTAAAAAATATCGTATTGATTCACGGTTGGGGTGGTGACAGCCGCTGCTGGGATGCACTGCTGCCGGCACTGGGCGATATGCCGCAAAAAGTACACTGTGTGGAACTGCCGGGTTTCGGCAGTCGTACCGGTGAAGCCTGGCCTGCAACCGGGGCATTGCTAGAACAACTGGAAGCCACACTGCCGGACAACTGCCTGCTGGTGGGCTGGTCCCTGGGCGGGATGCTTGCAGTGCAGCTCGCGGCGCGCTCAAACAAGGTCCGCGGCCTGGTCACCATCGCCGCCAACGGCAGTTTTGTCGCCCGTGACGGGAGCCCCGGGAATGACGAGGCGGGAAGTGAGTGGCCGGGAATGGCTGCGGAAGATTTCGCACAATTCTGCCGTGCCCAGCGCCTGACACCGGAAAAGAACTGGCAGCGCTTCTGCGGGCTGGAGGCCCGTGGAGACCGCAATATGCGCAGCGTACTGAAAACACTCAAAGGCTGGCAGCCGGAGACTGTTTCCGAATGCTGGCCCGACAGTTGGAACGACGCGCTCGAATGCCTGGGAGAGCTGGATAACCGCGCGCTGCTCGCACATTTGAAGCAGCCTTCGCTGCACATTTTGGGAGCGCGGGATGCGCTGGTGCCGAGCGCTGCCGCGGATCAGCTGCGCGCGCAGGGCTGTATGGTTGAAGTCATCGCCGACAGTGGGCACTGTCCGCACCTGAGCCGGGCGGATACCATTGCCCGGCTGTTAAAGCAGCATTTACAAACCCTGTCTGCCGCAGACGGCGAAAGCGCACCGCTGGACAAGTCTGCCGTGGCGCGCGCGTTCGGTCGCGCCGCCGCCAGTTACGATGCCGCCGCCCATTTACAGCGCGCTGTCTGTCGACAGCTGCTGAGTAGCGCGGAGGCGGGCTGGCAGCCCCGACGGATTCTCGATCTCGGCAGCGGTACAGGCTACGGTAGCGAACTGCTGCGCCAGCGCTTCCCCGAGGCGGAAATCATCGCCCTGGATATCGCCCCGCAGATGCTGGCTTATGCCCGTAACCATCGCCCCCGGGCGGATGGCTACGTTGCCGCGGACGCGGAAAATCTGCCGCTGGCCGATGGCAGCTTCGATCTGGTGTATTCGAGTTTTGCCCTGCAGTGGTGTTACCGGCTTCCTCACCTGTTTGCGGAAATACGCCGTATCCTGAGCGTGGATGGTCGTGCCCTGATTTCCACCCTCGCCCCCGGCACCCTGGCGGAACTTGAAGCGAGCTGGACGGCGGTGGATAGTGATCGCCATGTGAATCAGTTTCTGCCGGCAGCTTCCTGGCAACAGGCCTGCGCAGACAATCACCTGGATTGCGCGCTGACCAGTGAACAGCGCGTGTTGCACTTCGACAACGTCAAAACCCTGATGCGTGAACTGAAAAGCATCGGCGCGCACAATGTGAACCGCGAGGCCGGTAAAGGCCTGTTGAGCCGCGAGCGCTTGCGCAGGCTGACCGAGGCCTATGAAGCACGCCGCACGCCGGCTGGTCTGCCGGCCACCTACGAAGTGGTTTATCTGACATTGCAGCGCCTTCAGGGCGACAACAAGAGGCCCGTAACGTTTGATTACTCGGACTCCCTCCGCGCAGAACAGCAGCGGAATATCGGGCAAGCACCGGGCACTGGTGCTGGCGCGACAGTTTATCCACACCCCCTGGCCCGGTGATCTGCCGGGCCTGATCGAGCAGTTGGGGGCACTGCAGCTTGATGCCATCCAGGTCATTACCCGCGGCCATTATCACCAGCTCAGCACCCGCCTCGCCCCCACTCGGGAAGCGCGCTTGATCCGCCAGCTCGACGACGCTGAGCGCCAGCGACACATCTTTGAATACTGGTCCCATGCTGCTGCCTACTTGCCGATACAGCACTACCGGTTTGCCCGTCTCCGCATGGACCGGATCCGCGCGGGGCAGAAGCACTGGTTTGAGAAGAACGCAAAGCTGAGCCGCTATGTGCTCGACCGCATCCGCGCCGAGGGGCCGCTGAAAGCCAGTGATTTTGTGCGCGCCAAGGGCGGTTGGTGGACCTGGTCGGAGGAGAAGAAGGCCCTGGAGCAGCTGTTCCACGAGGGCGAGCTGATGGCGAGCCATCGGCAGGGATTCCAGAAGGTATTTGATCTCCCCGAGCGACTACTGCCATCGGATGTGGTCACTACTGCCGCCAGTGAGGCCGAATACGGTGAGCATCTGGTACGCACGTTTTTGCGCGCTCAGGGCGTCGGTCGGGCTGAAGAAGCGGGCTATCTGCGCCGGCAGGAAAAGGGGTTGGTCAAAGCGGCGGTAAATCGGATGCTGGCGTCTGGAGAGCTGACGCCGGTCGATGGCGAGCTGATGCTGACCGAAGATCTCGGCGTCGATCCACCCCCGCCTCCGCGCAGGGTGCGCCTGTTATCGCCGTTTGATCCACTGGTACTACAACGCAAGCGGTTAAAGCGTCTGTTCGGTTTTGATTACCAGCTGGAATGCTATGTACCGGCGACAAAGCGCCGTTTCGGTTATTTCTGTCTGCCGATACTGTATCGGGATACTTTTGCGGGGGTGGTGGATCTGAAGGCGGACCGCGAGGCAGGGTTGCTTAGGGTAAAAGCGCTGCATTGGTCGCAGTCGCCGAAAAGCGGCTTACTGAAGGGGTTCAACAAGGCCCTCGGTGACTTTGCCCGTTATCACGGGCTGGCCACCGAGGCCATCTGAGCTTAGATCTGAACCACCACGTACACTTCCCGCCCGTCTCGTTGGGTGGGCATAAAATAGCGGTCGCCGTAGCGGTAGTACTGGACCCCGTTGATCACTTCCGCGGTGTATCCCGTGGGCAGGGTTTCGACCACCTGACCGGGGTTAAACCCGGCACCCACTGGTGCGGTACTGGTAGTCGTTGTGGTAGTGGTCGTCGTGGTGGTGACACCGGTGGGCGCGGGTACCACCACATAGCGGCTGGCGTGCGGCTGCCACTGATAGTAAGCGTCGCCATACTGGTAGTAGGTGAAACCGCCAATCTGGACTCGCACCGCACTGGCGGGAAGCGTCACGACCGCTGCCCCCAGAGGGGCGGAAACCGTCACATAGCCGCGCGGGCCCGGGCGATAAAAATAGCCACCGCCATAAAAATACGGGCGTCCGCCCACCGACATATTCACAAACCCACCGGGCAGTACCGGCACGGTAACGCCAATACCGATTCGGGGGCCTCGGTAGCGTCGCGGTCCCCAGTAACCGCGATGATGGTGTCCATGACCGTGGTGATGTCCACGGTGACCGCCGTGGGCCGAGGCTGGCGGCGCAGCAAAGGCAAACGACAGCAGCGTCACCAGACCCACGCCGAACACTAGAATTTTGACCGCTTTTTTCATCACCCTTTCCGATATATACGCCCGCGAAGCGAGCACTTACTATTGCACAAATAATAACCGCAACGGGACAGAAGCGCTACGGCTGGCACGTATTCGATCGTTAAGAATTGTCAGTTTGTCGCACAGCACTCAAGTGACCTTATAGCCACGGCTGTTGGGGCTCAGGCCCGGTTGCGCTGCACAATTCCCATCAGTCGATACAGCAGCTGCGCGGCGGCAAAGTCATAGGCGTGGAAGCCTTCGATGGGGGCGAACTCGAGCAGGTCGAAGCCGATGATCTCGCGTTGCCTGGCGACGGATTCAAACAGGTTCAGGGTCTGGTACCAGCCGAGGCCACCGGGCACCGGGGTGCCGGTGGAGGGGAAGACCGAGGGATCCATGCCGTCGATATCCAGGGTGAAGAACACTTTGCTGGGGAAGTCTTGTGGCAGTTCGATGGATTGGATCTGGGTGGGCACCAGCTGGTGGGCGTCCAGGTAGCGCACGTTGTACTGCTTGCGCGCTTCCATCTCTTCTTCGCAGTAGGCGCGGATGCCGAGCTGGTACAGGGGGATGCCGGCTTCGCACACCAGTCGCATGACGCTGGCGTGGCTGTGCTTGTGGCCCTCGTAGCGGTCGCGCAGGTCGGCGTGGGCGTCGATCTGCACCACGCCGAAGTCGTCGATGCCGGCGTCCAGGTAGGCTTTGATCAGTCCCCAGGTGACGGAGTGTTCACCGCCGATGCCGACGGGCATTTTGCCGAGCTTGAGGATTTCGCCGGTGGCGTTGGCGATGTTTTCCATTACCTGTTCTGCGGGGCCGGTTACGTCGACGGGGTCGCGGGTGTAGATGCCCAGTTCGCAGGGGTAGGAGAAATTGTCGAACGTCTCCAGCTGGTGGGAGGCTTCGATGATCGATGCCGGCCCCTTACCGGTGCCGCCGCCGTAGGAGACGGTTTCTTCGTAGGGGATGGGCAGGATATGGAACAGCGCTTCTTCGGGCTTGGGCTGTTCGATTTCGGAGCCCAGGAAAATGTTTGGGTCTTCTGTGTGCATGTCGTAGCTCTGCGGTTGGACCTTGGTGGCCTTGTTTAACCTTTGGTGGCGGCAGAGCACCGGGTGCGGGTTTTCAGGACCGCTGTGAACCCATCCCTGGGCGCTGCGGCGCAAACATCCTGTTTGCGACGCTCCTGAAAACCCGCACCCGGCACTCTGCCTTCGTGGCAAATTCTCTACTTCGTAGCGTTACTTGCGTGGATTACGAAGTGGTTGAGGTTGAACTTAAGGTGGAGTGCCGGGGGAAAGGTTTCAAAAGCGTCGGCGACAGGGACGTCGCCGCCGCAGCGTACAGGGATGTATTCCCAGGGGGGCGCCTAGCTCGGTTTTGAAACCTTCCACCCGGTGCTACACCGCCACCGCAATCGCTTCAGAGAACCTGCGGTGGATTGGTGTCACGAAAGACGATTTTTAAAGTCCTCGTAACCGAATTCCTTAATCATCCGAAGCTCATCGGTATCAGAATTCCACAACGCAATCGAAGGCAGTGGAATACCGTTGAAGGTATTGGTCTTGACCATGGTGTAGTAGGCCATTTCCTCAAACACCAACCGATCACCGATTTTCAGTGGCTCGGGAAAACTGTACTCCCCGATCCGGTCCCCGGCCAGACAACTCTGCCCACCCAACTGATAGGTGTGCGGGAACTCGTCTGGCAGTGAAGCGCCGGTAATTTCCGGCCGGTAGGGCATCTCGATCACGTCCGGCATATGACAGGTGGCGGAGACATCCAGGATCGCCTGATCCTTGCCGTTCCAGGTCAGATCGATCACCTCACCTACCAATACACCGCAGAACAACGCCACCGCCTCGCCGGGTTCCAGGTACACCTGTACATCGTGTTTCTCGGAGAAGGCTTTCACCGCAGCAATCAACTCGTCAACCTGATAATCACAACGGGTGATGTGGTGGCCACCGCCGAAGTTGATCCATTCCATGTGTGGAATCAGATCAGAAAATTTTTCTTCCACCGCCTTGATCGTGCGCTCCAGCGGCTTGAAGTCCTGTTCGCACAGGGTGTGAAAATGCAGGCCGCTGATGCCGGTCAGGTCTTCACCTTCAAACAGTTCCCGTACGATACCCAGCCGCGAGCAGGGTGCGCAGGGGTCGTAAATGGGGGTGTGACCCTCGGAGTGTTCCGGGTTGATGCGCAGGCCGAACCGGAGTTCCGGGCGCTGCTTTTGCGCTTCCAGACACAGGGTTTTGTAGCGCTTCCATTGGGAAAACGAATTGAAAATGACATGATGGGCGAAGCTCAGTATTTCCTTCAGTTCCGCTTCTTTGTAGCCGGCGCTGAATACGTGCACCTCTTTGCCCAGGTCCTTGCCACCGTACTCTTCAAATCCCAATTTTGCTTCATTGATACCACTGGCGCAGGTGCCGGAAAGATACTCGGCGACAATATGGCCGATGCTGAACATGGAAAAGGCTTTCAGCGCAGCCAGCACTTTGGCACCGCTGCGCTTTTGCACGTCGGCGAGTACTTCCAGATTGTCACGCAGGGCGATCTCGTCCACTACGAAGCAGGGCGTGGGTACCCGGGCAGGGTCGAATTCGCCGAAGTAATCTTTGCGGGGCGTCAGATCCATAAAATCTTCGTCACTTCATTTTTACAAAAATCCCGAGTCTATTGCCCCGGGATTGATGATTTTATACGAAAGGCTTATCCAGCCAGGTTTCCTGCCACGGCAGGCCATATTTGTTCAGATCATCCATAAACGGATCCGGATCCAGCTGTTCCATGTTCCACACACCGGGCTTCATCCACTTGCCTTCCATCATCATCTTGGCGCCGATCATCGCCGGTACACCGGTGGTGTAGGAAATGGCCTGGGATTGTACTTCTTTGTAGGCTTCCTGGTGATCGCAGATGTTGTAGACGTAGTAGATTTTCTCTTCGCCGCCTTTCACACCCTTGATGATATTGCCGATACAGGTTTTACCCTTGGTCAGCGGGCCGAGACTCGCCGGGTCCGGCAACAGGGCTTTCAGGAACTGGATCGGTACAATTTCCTGTCCCTGGAATTCAATCGGCTCGATACTGGTCATGCCTACGTTCTGCAGTACTTCGAGATGTTTGAGGTAGCTGGCACCGAAGGTCATCCAGAAACGTGCGCGCTCGATTTCCGGGAAGTGTTTGGAAAGGGATTCCAGTTCTTCGTGGTACAGCAGGTACAGGTCTTTTTCACCGATGCCTTCGGGGAACTCGAATACCCGTTTTTCTTCCATGGGTTTGGTGGTCACCCATTTGCCTTCTTCCCAGTAACGGCCATTGGCGGTAATTTCGCGAATGTTGATTTCCGGATTGAAGTTGGTGGCAAACGGCAGCCCGTGATCGCCGGCGTTGCAGTCGAGAATATCCAGGGTTTTGATACGGTCGAAGTGGTGCTTCTTGGCATAAGCGGTGAATACACTGGTCACGCCGGGATCAAAACCACTGCCGAGCAGCGCCATCAGTCCGGCTTTCTCGAATTTATCCTGATACGCCCACTGCCAGCTGTATTCGAACTTGGCCTCTTCCGGTGGTTCGTAGTTGGCGGTATCCAGGTAATGTACGCCGGTCTCCAGACAGGCATCCATGATGTGCAGGTCCTGGTACGGCAGGGCCACATTGATGACCATGTCCGGCTTGACCTTTTCGATCAGCGCGACCATTTCACTGACGTTGTCCGCATCCACTTCCGCGGTGTTGATTTTACGCGGTAGCATATCGGCGATCTTGTCGCATTTGGATTTGGTACGGCTGGCGAGGGTGATATTCTCGAACACCTCTTCTACCTGAGCACACTTGTGTGCAACCACCTGACCGACACCGCCGGCGCCTACTATCAGAACGTTGGCCATTATTAATCTCCCTGGGTTTGGGGTACTTCTTGGTTTTGTGGTACCCACAATCGCGTTTCTGGGCGAGCCTGCTGCCGGTGCCCTTTCGCTGGACACGGACTAGGCGTCCCCCCTTAACCCATCCCTGGGGGCTCTGCAAAAACATCCTGTTTTTGAAGGTCCAGCGAAAGGGCCCCGGCATCAGACTCTTCGCATCAAAATTTCTTACTTCGATCTGGCTACGGAGTACAGAAATACAAAGTTAAGGCAGAGTACCGGGTATTGGTTTTCGGAAGCGTCGGCGACAGGGACGTCGCCGCCGCAGCGTACAGGGATGTATACACAGCGGTTCCGAAAACCAATACCCGGTGCTCTGCCGCCACTGGGCGGCGATAAAACGTACCACCGGACCAGCGATCAAACATACCACCGGACCAGGGATAAAACGCACCACCGAACCAAAAACTATTTCTCGAAGTAGGTGTACCCGCTCATCGAAGCGGTATAAGTGTGCAAAATATCCTTACGCTGCTGGGGAGTAATCCGCTTCTCTTTGACCGCCCGCTCCGCCAATTTTCGGAAGCGCTCAAACAAATCCTGCGGTGAGTACTCCACATAGCTCAGCACATCCGCAATACTGTCCCCGTGAATCTCACGGCTGTAATCCACACTGCCGTCTTCTTCAATTCGTACACTCACCACATTCGTATCACCGAACAGATTGTGCAGATCGCCCAGCGTCTCCTGATAAGCTCCCACCAGAAAAGTACCGAGAATATAATCCTCACCCTCTTTCAAAGGATGCAAAGGCAACGTCTTGCGCACATCCTGGCGATCGATAAAACGATCGATCTTGCCATCACAGTCGCAGGTAATATCCGCAATAATGGCCGAGCGCGTTGGCGCCTCATCCAGGCGGTGTACCGGCAACAGCGGGAACAACTGATCGATCGCCCAGATATCCGGCAGCGACTGGAACACGCTCACATTCGCGTAATAAATATCGGACAACACCTCCGGCAGCGCCTGCAGATCCACCGGCACCTGATCCACCTCATCCAGCAGTTTGCGAATCTTCTGCGCACACTGCAAAAACAGATTCTCCGCCAGCGCGCGATCCCGCAAGTTAACCTGCCCATGCAGATACAGTGAACGGATCTCATCGCGATAGTAGAGGCCGTCGTTGTAACTCTCTTGCAGGTTCTTCGCCGTCACGCTATTCAGCGCATCCTGCAGGTACTTCAACATGGGGTGCGCATCCTCGCCAATCTGATCCTCTTCCAGCTCGATCGGCTCAAAACTGGTGGTGTCCAGAATGTTGAACAGCAACACCGACGAGTAGGCTACCGTGGCACGACCGGACTCGGTAATGATCACCGGGTGGTCCACGCCCTCGCTGTCGAGGGTGCCCATGATCGCTTCCACCACATCCACGCAGTACTCATCCAGGGAGTAGTTCTTGGAGTGGGTGTAATTGGTCTTGGAGCCGTCGTAGTCCACCGCCAGACCGCCGCCGAGATCCAGATATCCCATAGGGGCGCCTTCTTCTACCAGATCCGCATAGTAACGGCAGGCTTCCAGTACGCCGGTGCGGATATCTCGGATATTCGGCACCTGTGAACCCAGATGGTAGTGCAGCAGCTTCAGGCACTGCAGCATGTCGTGTTCGCGCAGCCGGTCCACCATGGCGATCAGATCATTACTGCCGAGGCCGAAAATACTGCGATCGCCACTGGTGGCGTTCCAGTAGCCGCCCACCTTGCTGGCGAGCTTGATGCGCACGCCGATGTTCGGCTCTACCTGTTCGCGCTTGGCGCAGTGGATGATGGTGTCCACCTCCGACGGCGTTTCCACCACGAAGAACACCTGTACGCCAAGACGCTGGGCCTGCAAACCCAAGTTGATAAATTCTTCGTCCTTGTAGCCGTTGCACACGATCAACGCGTCAGTGTTGTCCAGGATCGACAGCGCGGCAATCAGTTCCGCCTTGCTGCCTGCTTCCAGACCGTGGCCGAATTGACGTCCGGCGCGGGCGATCTCTTCGATCACCTGGCATTGCTGGTTGACCTTGATCGGGAAAACGCCGCGGAACACATTGTTGTAACCACTGCTCTCGATTGCGCTGCGGAACGAATTGTTGATGCGCGCGATCTGGGCGTCGAGCAGGTTCTCAAAGCGCACCAGTAACGGCATACCGAGGCCGCGCTCGGTGGCACCGTGGGCAATATCCAGCAACGAGACCGCGTGCAGTTCGCCGTTTTCATTCTTGATCTCCACGGTCATCTCGCCGCGTTGATTCAGATTGAAATAGCCGGCGCCCCAGTTGCGGATGCCGTAGAGTTCTGCGGAGTCTTCGCAGGTCCAGTTATCGATTTCTTGCTGTTTCATGGCGTCTATTGAGTGGTGAAAACCGGTGTGGGTTCCGCGGTGTGTTCGGGGCGCGAATCTTGGGCCCAGTATGGGCGGAAAGCAATAACTATAGATAAGAAAATTTGCCCTTTTTTCAAAGGCGGAAAATTAAATTTTTGTTCGGTTTTCTGCCCGCTTCAACGTGGTTTGCCATTGAGCCAGAGCCGGGTGGCGAAAGACGCCTTCTCTGGACGTCGAAAAGAGAATGCGGGGTAAAAAAGGCGACCCGGGAGGGGGTCGCCAGAGGCAATTAACCGAATAAAGGTTCGGTTATTTGGGGTTGGAGTCGGTACCGATGAAGCCGATACGGATAGCTGCAACGGTCAGGGTTTACATAAATCCAGGGTTGGCCACGACCAGGTAACCACGACGCTGGTGATCCCAGCGGTAGTAGGTGTCGTAGGCGACAAAATAATTCAGGCCGTTAAACATTATGCTGACTGCGCTGCCCGGCAGGGTGCGAACAAAGGCTCCCACGGGCGCTGGCGCCACCACATAACCGGGGCCGTGCGGGCGGTAGAAAATACCGTCGCTGAAGTAATAACCGAGACCACCAAAACTCAGACTGATGTAGGTACTCGGCAGGCGCTTCCAGCGGTGCCCGTAATGGTAGCGAGAGGGGCGCCAGCGGTGTTTGTGCGCAATGCGTACCGGACGGTGATGTTTGCGGTGTCCGGGCCGGTAGTGCTTGCGATACCCCCGGCGATGATCCTTGGCATATTTGCGGCCGCGATCCTGCCAGTCGCGACGATCTTTTCGCTCATGGCGATCCCGGCGATCTCGCCTGTCGTGACGATCCCATCTTTTATCGCGATCGCGCTTGTGGCCTTTGCGGGCATCCCGACGGCGTTTATCCACCTTGCGTTCGATACGCCGAATCTTGTCGTGATGCTCGCGCTTCTTCTGTTGAGTCTGCCACTGGTCGCGGCGGTCGTGGTGGCGATCGTCGCGGTCTGCCAATGCGGG
The Microbulbifer celer DNA segment above includes these coding regions:
- a CDS encoding DUF6515 family protein; amino-acid sequence: MKILITAITTASLLLTTAPALADRDDRHHDRRDQWQTQQKKREHHDKIRRIERKVDKRRRDARKGHKRDRDKRWDRHDRRDRRDRHERKDRRDWQDRGRKYAKDHRRGYRKHYRPGHRKHHRPVRIAHKHRWRPSRYHYGHRWKRLPSTYISLSFGGLGYYFSDGIFYRPHGPGYVVAPAPVGAFVRTLPGSAVSIMFNGLNYFVAYDTYYRWDHQRRGYLVVANPGFM
- the speA gene encoding biosynthetic arginine decarboxylase, with product MKQQEIDNWTCEDSAELYGIRNWGAGYFNLNQRGEMTVEIKNENGELHAVSLLDIAHGATERGLGMPLLVRFENLLDAQIARINNSFRSAIESSGYNNVFRGVFPIKVNQQCQVIEEIARAGRQFGHGLEAGSKAELIAALSILDNTDALIVCNGYKDEEFINLGLQAQRLGVQVFFVVETPSEVDTIIHCAKREQVEPNIGVRIKLASKVGGYWNATSGDRSIFGLGSNDLIAMVDRLREHDMLQCLKLLHYHLGSQVPNIRDIRTGVLEACRYYADLVEEGAPMGYLDLGGGLAVDYDGSKTNYTHSKNYSLDEYCVDVVEAIMGTLDSEGVDHPVIITESGRATVAYSSVLLFNILDTTSFEPIELEEDQIGEDAHPMLKYLQDALNSVTAKNLQESYNDGLYYRDEIRSLYLHGQVNLRDRALAENLFLQCAQKIRKLLDEVDQVPVDLQALPEVLSDIYYANVSVFQSLPDIWAIDQLFPLLPVHRLDEAPTRSAIIADITCDCDGKIDRFIDRQDVRKTLPLHPLKEGEDYILGTFLVGAYQETLGDLHNLFGDTNVVSVRIEEDGSVDYSREIHGDSIADVLSYVEYSPQDLFERFRKLAERAVKEKRITPQQRKDILHTYTASMSGYTYFEK
- a CDS encoding saccharopine dehydrogenase family protein is translated as MANVLIVGAGGVGQVVAHKCAQVEEVFENITLASRTKSKCDKIADMLPRKINTAEVDADNVSEMVALIEKVKPDMVINVALPYQDLHIMDACLETGVHYLDTANYEPPEEAKFEYSWQWAYQDKFEKAGLMALLGSGFDPGVTSVFTAYAKKHHFDRIKTLDILDCNAGDHGLPFATNFNPEINIREITANGRYWEEGKWVTTKPMEEKRVFEFPEGIGEKDLYLLYHEELESLSKHFPEIERARFWMTFGASYLKHLEVLQNVGMTSIEPIEFQGQEIVPIQFLKALLPDPASLGPLTKGKTCIGNIIKGVKGGEEKIYYVYNICDHQEAYKEVQSQAISYTTGVPAMIGAKMMMEGKWMKPGVWNMEQLDPDPFMDDLNKYGLPWQETWLDKPFV